The Pseudomonas extremaustralis genome contains a region encoding:
- a CDS encoding MFS transporter: MSTTYNEAATAAPTNSTARVATASIVGTAIEFYDFYIYATAAALVIGPVFFPQSSGTAQMLASFLTFGIAFIARPLGSALFGHFGDRIGRKSTLVASLLLMGVCTTLIGLLPGYDSIGAWAPILLCVLRFGQGLGLGGEWGGAALLATENAPKGKRAWFGMFPQLGPSIGFLAANGLFLILAMSLNDEQFRSWGWRIPFILSAVLVMVGLYARLKLHETPVFADAVAKQAPVKVPLVELFSQHWLPVLLGAASMVVCYALFYITTAFSLSYGVSTLGYSRETFLGLLCFAVLFMGLATPLAALASDRYGRKPVLIVGAVLAILSGFTMEPLLTHGSTWAVALFLALELFLMGVTFAPMGALLPELFPTRVRYTGASAAYNLGGIVGASAAPFFATKLVAMGGLSYVGGYVSAAALLSLIAVLCLKETRNNDLNKVT; this comes from the coding sequence ATGAGCACCACCTATAACGAGGCCGCGACCGCCGCCCCGACCAACTCGACTGCACGCGTCGCCACCGCGAGCATCGTCGGCACCGCCATCGAGTTCTACGACTTCTACATCTATGCCACCGCAGCCGCGCTGGTGATCGGCCCGGTGTTCTTTCCCCAGAGCTCCGGTACGGCGCAGATGCTCGCGTCGTTCCTGACCTTTGGCATCGCCTTTATCGCTCGCCCGTTGGGTTCGGCGCTATTCGGCCACTTTGGCGACCGTATCGGCCGCAAATCCACCCTGGTGGCCTCGCTGTTGCTGATGGGCGTGTGCACCACGCTGATCGGCTTGCTGCCCGGCTACGACAGCATCGGGGCATGGGCGCCGATCCTGTTGTGCGTGCTGCGTTTCGGCCAAGGCTTGGGCCTGGGTGGGGAATGGGGCGGCGCGGCGTTGCTGGCCACCGAGAATGCCCCGAAGGGCAAGCGCGCCTGGTTTGGCATGTTTCCGCAGTTGGGCCCGTCCATCGGTTTCCTGGCGGCCAACGGCTTGTTCCTGATCCTGGCCATGAGCCTGAACGACGAGCAGTTCCGCAGTTGGGGCTGGCGTATCCCGTTCATCCTCAGTGCTGTGCTGGTGATGGTCGGCCTGTATGCGCGCCTGAAGCTGCATGAAACCCCGGTGTTCGCCGATGCCGTGGCCAAACAGGCGCCGGTGAAAGTGCCGCTGGTGGAACTCTTCAGCCAGCATTGGCTGCCGGTGTTGCTGGGCGCCGCGTCGATGGTGGTGTGCTATGCGCTGTTTTACATCACCACGGCGTTTTCCCTGAGCTACGGGGTTTCGACCCTGGGCTACAGCCGTGAGACGTTCCTGGGCCTTTTGTGCTTTGCGGTGCTGTTCATGGGCCTGGCTACGCCACTGGCAGCCCTGGCCAGTGATCGGTATGGGCGTAAACCGGTGCTGATTGTCGGCGCGGTACTGGCGATCCTGTCGGGCTTTACCATGGAGCCACTGCTGACCCACGGCTCCACGTGGGCCGTTGCGCTGTTCCTGGCCTTGGAGTTGTTCCTGATGGGGGTGACGTTTGCACCGATGGGCGCGCTGCTGCCGGAACTGTTCCCAACCCGCGTGCGTTATACCGGTGCTTCGGCGGCGTATAACCTGGGGGGAATTGTCGGTGCTTCGGCCGCACCGTTCTTCGCGACCAAGCTGGTGGCGATGGGCGGGCTGAGTTATGTCGGCGGGTATGTGTCGGCGGCAGCGTTACTTAGCTTGATTGCCGTGCTGTGCCTGAAAGAGACGCGCAATAACGATTTGAACAAAGTCACCTGA
- a CDS encoding transporter associated domain-containing protein gives MDNLPLGPMLAVIALLVLWAALFTAIEAAQQHLLALRPGTRQGDKAATRLSFPRHSLILCNSLCRAAVVILCTLLAIYAWAQNGPWLGWLISCAVLLILADYLPRALATRHPQAILGFGNALLGVPLKILYPLAWLLNGISLLLLRPFARKASVVKKSDDPLPEHDDEPESAADEDRTPGMPGIHALDNITVNDILVPRSEVDGINLDDSIEAIIEQLRNSQRTRLPVFHSDINQVEAVLNTRLIQHLLPDASLTKEALLAAAYEPYFVPESTALQLQLLNFHKQQRRLGMVVDEYGEVLGIVTLEDILEEIVGEFESDQVGDNPHIQAQPDGRYIIDGAASIRELNKSLGWHLPSDGPKTLNGLVTEALETIPDCAVCLKIGRYRLEILETEDNRVSKVLIWHTSRVPVAV, from the coding sequence ATGGACAACTTGCCCCTGGGGCCGATGCTCGCCGTAATCGCCTTGCTGGTGTTATGGGCGGCACTGTTCACTGCCATCGAAGCGGCGCAGCAACATCTGCTGGCCCTGCGCCCCGGCACGCGCCAGGGCGACAAGGCCGCGACCCGCCTGAGCTTCCCGCGCCATAGCCTGATCCTGTGCAACAGCCTGTGTCGTGCCGCAGTGGTGATTCTCTGCACCTTGCTGGCGATCTATGCCTGGGCGCAGAACGGCCCGTGGCTCGGCTGGCTGATCTCCTGCGCCGTGCTGCTGATACTTGCCGACTACCTGCCCCGCGCCCTCGCCACTCGCCATCCGCAAGCGATACTGGGCTTTGGCAATGCGCTGCTGGGCGTGCCGCTGAAAATTCTCTACCCACTGGCCTGGCTGCTCAATGGCATCAGCCTGTTGCTACTGCGCCCGTTCGCCCGCAAGGCCAGCGTGGTGAAAAAGAGCGACGACCCGCTGCCCGAGCATGACGACGAACCCGAATCCGCAGCCGACGAAGACCGCACCCCCGGCATGCCCGGCATCCACGCCCTGGACAACATCACCGTCAACGACATCCTGGTGCCCCGCAGCGAAGTGGACGGCATCAACCTGGATGATTCGATCGAAGCGATCATCGAACAACTGCGCAACTCCCAGCGCACGCGATTGCCGGTGTTCCACAGCGACATCAACCAGGTCGAAGCGGTGCTCAACACCCGGCTGATCCAGCACCTGCTGCCGGATGCCAGCCTGACCAAAGAAGCGCTGCTCGCGGCCGCCTACGAACCCTATTTCGTTCCGGAAAGCACCGCCCTGCAGCTGCAACTGCTGAATTTCCACAAGCAACAGCGGCGCCTGGGCATGGTGGTGGATGAGTACGGCGAAGTGCTGGGCATTGTCACCCTGGAAGATATTCTCGAAGAAATCGTCGGCGAATTCGAAAGCGACCAGGTTGGCGACAACCCACATATCCAGGCACAACCCGATGGCCGCTATATCATCGACGGCGCTGCGTCGATCCGCGAATTGAACAAGAGCCTGGGCTGGCACCTGCCCAGCGACGGCCCCAAGACCCTCAACGGCCTGGTGACCGAAGCACTGGAGACCATCCCGGATTGTGCGGTATGCCTGAAGATCGGTCGCTATCGCCTGGAAATCCTCGAGACCGAGGACAACCGCGTCAGCAAGGTGCTGATCTGGCATACCAGCCGCGTGCCGGTCGCCGTATAG
- a CDS encoding cytochrome C assembly family protein, translating to MLPLSPSLLPSLAAALLYAAATLYQGIRLAKCAKADKRLLTGLGVLALLAHAASLFTHLMTPVGLGLDFFSAASLIAAAVIALTLVACARIPVENLLVLLFPLGMLTVLLAQFAPTGTVQVIDEEPGILAHILLSILAYGMFTIAVFQALLLLLQDHQLKHKHPLGLIKNFPPLQTMESLLFGFLWAGWTLLSLSLISGWLFVENLFAQHLVHKTLLACLAWVVFSVLLWGRNRLGWRGHKAIRWTLAGFCLLMLAYFGSKLVREYILHI from the coding sequence ATGCTCCCTTTGTCACCCAGCTTGCTACCCAGTCTCGCCGCCGCCCTGCTGTATGCCGCTGCGACCCTCTATCAGGGCATCCGCCTGGCCAAATGTGCCAAGGCCGACAAACGCCTGCTGACCGGCCTTGGCGTTCTTGCGCTGCTGGCCCATGCCGCGAGCCTGTTCACCCACCTGATGACGCCGGTCGGCCTGGGCCTGGATTTTTTCAGTGCCGCCAGCCTGATCGCCGCCGCCGTGATCGCCCTGACGCTGGTCGCCTGCGCGCGTATCCCGGTGGAAAACCTGCTGGTCCTACTCTTCCCCCTGGGCATGCTGACGGTGCTGCTGGCGCAATTCGCCCCCACCGGCACGGTGCAGGTGATTGACGAAGAACCGGGAATCCTCGCCCATATCCTGCTCTCGATCCTGGCCTATGGCATGTTCACCATCGCCGTGTTCCAGGCCCTGCTCCTGCTGCTGCAGGACCACCAGCTCAAGCACAAGCACCCGTTGGGGCTGATCAAGAACTTCCCGCCGCTGCAAACCATGGAAAGCCTGCTGTTCGGCTTCCTGTGGGCCGGTTGGACATTGTTGTCGCTGTCGCTGATTTCCGGCTGGCTGTTCGTCGAGAACCTGTTCGCCCAGCACCTGGTGCACAAGACCCTGCTGGCGTGCCTGGCCTGGGTGGTGTTCAGCGTATTGTTGTGGGGCCGCAACCGCCTCGGCTGGCGTGGGCACAAAGCGATCCGCTGGACCCTGGCCGGTTTCTGCCTGCTGATGCTGGCCTATTTCGGCAGCAAGCTGGTCCGCGAATACATCTTGCATATCTGA